One genomic window of Mycobacteriales bacterium includes the following:
- the tilS gene encoding tRNA lysidine(34) synthetase TilS, which produces MGGRLHPAVAATRVAVRRYLADLPAGRTVLVAVSGGADSVALAAATAFEGPRAGLRAGAVTVDHGLQAGSADRAQQVVALARELGLDPVDVCTVSVGRDGGPEAAARVARYAALDAAAETNDAAAVLLGHTLDDQAETVLLGLARGSGPRSLAGMAASRGRYRRPFLELRRADTAAACAALGLPVWQDPHNADPAFTRSRVRTEVLPALEDVLGPGVAQALARTARLLRDDDAALDTWAAREHTDDVAALAALPAAVRGRVLRRLLLDAGVPAGALAAAHLDAVDALVTAWHGQGAVHLPGGLGAARRCGRLVVDGRPGRSPCSD; this is translated from the coding sequence GTGGGCGGCCGGCTGCACCCCGCGGTGGCGGCGACCAGGGTCGCCGTCCGGCGCTACCTCGCCGACCTGCCCGCCGGCCGGACCGTGCTCGTCGCGGTGAGCGGCGGCGCCGACTCCGTCGCCCTCGCCGCGGCCACCGCATTCGAGGGGCCTCGGGCCGGGCTGCGCGCGGGCGCGGTCACCGTCGACCACGGCTTGCAGGCCGGGTCCGCCGACCGCGCGCAGCAGGTCGTCGCGCTGGCGCGAGAGCTCGGGCTCGACCCGGTCGACGTCTGCACCGTCAGCGTGGGCCGCGACGGCGGGCCGGAGGCAGCGGCTCGGGTCGCGCGCTACGCGGCGCTCGACGCGGCGGCCGAGACGAACGACGCGGCGGCCGTGCTGCTCGGCCACACGCTCGACGACCAGGCGGAGACCGTCCTGCTGGGCCTGGCCCGCGGCTCGGGGCCTCGGTCGCTGGCCGGCATGGCGGCCTCCCGCGGGCGCTACCGGCGCCCGTTCCTCGAGCTGCGGCGAGCTGACACCGCGGCTGCCTGCGCGGCGCTCGGACTGCCGGTCTGGCAGGACCCCCACAACGCCGACCCCGCCTTCACCCGCTCCCGGGTGCGCACAGAAGTCCTTCCTGCGCTGGAAGACGTGCTCGGTCCGGGCGTTGCGCAGGCGCTCGCTCGCACCGCGCGGTTGCTGCGCGATGACGACGCCGCGCTCGACACCTGGGCGGCCCGCGAGCACACCGACGACGTCGCGGCGCTCGCCGCCCTGCCGGCCGCCGTGCGCGGGCGGGTGCTGCGCCGGCTGCTGCTCGATGCGGGCGTGCCGGCCGGCGCCCTGGCCGCGGCACACCTCGACGCAGTGGACGCCCTCGTCACCGCCTGGCACGGGCAGGGAGCGGTCCACCTACCCGGCGGGTTGGGCGCCGCCCGACGGTGTGGAAGGCTGGTCGTCGATGGACGCCCAGGCCGCAGCCCCTGCTCCGACTGA
- the hpt gene encoding hypoxanthine phosphoribosyltransferase, whose translation MDAQAAAPAPTDELHPDIASVLISRDEIASKIIEVAARIEADYAGREVLLVGVLKGAVMLMADLARSLDLSVSMEFMAVSSYGSSTTSSGVVRILKDLDRDIAGRDVLVVEDIIDSGLTLSWLLRNLRSRNPASVEVFALLRKPDAIQVDVPLRYLGFDIPNEFVVGYGLDYAERYRNLPFVGTLRPEIYSR comes from the coding sequence ATGGACGCCCAGGCCGCAGCCCCTGCTCCGACTGACGAGCTGCATCCCGACATCGCCTCCGTGCTGATCTCGCGGGACGAGATCGCGTCGAAGATCATCGAGGTCGCCGCCCGGATCGAGGCGGACTACGCCGGCCGCGAGGTGCTGCTGGTCGGGGTGCTCAAGGGTGCGGTCATGCTCATGGCCGACCTGGCCCGGTCGCTCGACCTCTCGGTGTCGATGGAGTTCATGGCGGTGTCGTCGTACGGCTCGTCGACGACGTCGTCGGGCGTCGTCCGGATCCTCAAGGACCTCGATCGCGACATCGCCGGCCGCGACGTGCTCGTCGTCGAGGACATCATCGACTCCGGCCTGACACTGTCGTGGCTGCTGCGTAACCTGCGGTCACGCAACCCGGCGTCGGTCGAGGTCTTCGCGCTGCTGCGCAAGCCGGACGCGATCCAGGTCGACGTACCGTTGCGCTATCTCGGGTTCGACATCCCCAACGAGTTCGTGGTGGGCTACGGGCTGGACTATGCGGAGCGCTACCGCAACCTTCCGTTCGTCGGCACGCTGCGACCGGAGATCTACTCCCGCTAG